The Candidatus Zixiibacteriota bacterium genome contains the following window.
CCGATCATCCTGATGGTTGTCATTCCGTTGTCGCTGATCGGGATCATGCCGGCGCATGGCATCATGGGAGCGTTCTTCACGGCCACGTCGATGATCGGTTTCATGGCGGGCGCCGGGATTGTTATTCGCAATTCGATCATTCTGATTGACTTCGCGGAGCTACGGCTGCGCGAAGGTCATTCTCTGGCCGAGGCGGTGATCGACGCCGGCGCGGTGCGGTTCCGTCCGATCCTGTTGACGGCGGGCGCGGTCATAGTTGGTGCGGGGATCATCCTCTTCGATCCGATTTTCCAGGGGCTGGCGATTGCGCTGATCGCCGGGGAAGTGACCTCGTTGATCATCAGCCCGGTGGCAGTGCCGTTGCTCTATTATATGGCGAATCGCAGGAAGTTTGAAGGAGCGCGGCAGTCGGTGCCGGCGACGGAGGCGGCGGTCGAGGGGTAGTAGACGGCGCATAACGGATGCCAGATCGACCGCAGCGTCGATCCAAGCCTGGATGAGTAATGGGCGGATGCCGGCAGTTGTCGGCTTCGCCCCGTTTTCTTCTGACCGCCAACGAATTCGAGGACCGTATCAGCGACGACTTGAGCCGGCGCGACTGTGCCTTGAGGGAGATAAGGGCTGTCACGATCCAGCTTGCTCGGCGGGGCGATTCGCGGTATCTTATGGAGGCAACCCTCGGGAATCCGGGGTGCATTAGGCTCAAGTCAACAGAATCGAATCACCAGGGCGACGCTCATGGGCAGGACAACAGGCGTACCGCACGATCAAGCGCCGGAAGTACTCAAGCGATTTCTGATTGCGCCAAAAGATTGCGAGCGATTCAGGGATTTCTATGAAGTGTCGTATCGGCTGACGGTTGCCGGTTTAGTCTACAAGCGCAATCGAGGCTACAAACTCCCCAGCTCCAGCGACGGGCCGAGCGGCGACATCAACCAGGCCGCATACGATATTTTGGGCGCGCTCTTGCGGCGCGACGGCGATCGCCCTTACCACATCATCTTCGATTACTACGAGAAACTTGGGATCAACGATTTTACCGGTTGCGAGGCGGCAGTGCTGTATGACCGGTTTCGGGCGCTGGTGCTCGGATTTGTTGGGCAAGAGCTGTTTCGCCTGCGCGGTCAAGAGGACCCCGGGGTGGCGAAGATCAAGGCGCGCATCTCGCATGTGCTGAAATCGCCGACATACACCCATGGATCGATCGATGACCAGCAGGGGTTGATCGGGTTGAGCGGTGCGCCGGACAACGACAGTGCCGGGCGGAATCTGATGCCGTACGAGGAACTTATGCGCCTGGTCGAAGAGTGCTATTTGGAGACCACGACAATGGAGCTTCTGGTCAGGCAGGTGTTGGAACGAACAGCCAATGACGAACGCTTTGCACCACGGGTCAGGCATCACGAGTTCACAAGGGCAGTCGTGACCGTGATCTGCAGGCACGTAGAAATTGAGGCGCCGGCGATCTCTTGCCTGCCGACAGCAACGCAGTTGGTGCTGCAGCAGGAAATTGAGAAGGAGTGCGAAGCGGCGATTGTTGTCGTGCGGCAGGATTGCGCCGGCCGATTTGTCATGAAGGGTAGAATTTCAGAAGTGGAGGCGGACCGGCTTGTCGAAGCGGCCGGGAGATATCTTGCCGACCTTGCGAACGGGGGAGCGACGGACCCGATACCGCGGTATTTTGGGGAGACCATGCCGGCCGAGGCGGTGGAGCGTTATCTGGCCGACTACAAGTACGTTTT
Protein-coding sequences here:
- a CDS encoding efflux RND transporter permease subunit, with the protein product PIILMVVIPLSLIGIMPAHGIMGAFFTATSMIGFMAGAGIVIRNSIILIDFAELRLREGHSLAEAVIDAGAVRFRPILLTAGAVIVGAGIILFDPIFQGLAIALIAGEVTSLIISPVAVPLLYYMANRRKFEGARQSVPATEAAVEG